The Pyrus communis chromosome 8, drPyrComm1.1, whole genome shotgun sequence region AAAGAATTGGAAATTACAATTAAGACCAAtgttttcccccttttttttcattGCCATAAAAGGCAGAAAAACAAAGGCTTCTAAAACTCAAACCAACCGTCTCATTTCTTCccaaaaataaacacattttaATCCAACATTCATAAATGCGTGGTCAAACAGGGGagaaaattatgttaatttgggCTTCAAATTTACAAACATAACTGTTTACAATAAGCATATATAACATGATTTGGTCTGCAGTGCTTTCACCAATAGTTATAAAAAACAAAGATTCTAAAGATATGCATGCAATAGAATGACTATTACCTCCAAGTAAGCAATTGCAGGGTTGCAATCTAAGTTGCACACATCATGTTCAATCTGATAGCTTCAGTATAGCACTTGACAACATTATTTCAGGCTTTTCCTTAAATGAAGTATTTCCCTGGGAAAAGATTAGCAAACATAGAAATTGAAACAATACACATAAGTACATTGGTATCCCAGTTCTTTGctaatagaaaatgaaattaaggGGATGGAGAGACCTAATTTCAACTTTTTGAAGGAGAACACCACACTTCATTCATATCAAAGAACAACATgattccaatttcaattttgaacATAATAAATCACATAGCATTCATATATTACTTcaacttctttaaaatttacTTTTGTATTTAAAGATTGTATATTTTAATGAGTCTAAATTgactatatataaattatacctttttatatttaaataataatgtacATTGTATAATTACAGTTATAGTCCATGAATACAATTAGAGgcctttgaatttctttgcaagAGAAGATTTACACGGAAAAGCAACTGCAAATATACAGAAGGAGGGAATTTGAGTTTTGTAGTCCATCTACTCAGCAATTTCTTAATATAGATACAACTGAGCAGTGGGAGAGCTTTAGATAATACTATTCAATTCCACaggtaattataaaaaaataatcacataATTTCTCACAATAAAAATCAATGTGACTAAAAACAAATGATATGTATCAACTTTGATGATTTCCCTTATTTTCCCTCTCCttcccagcaaccaaacaggggcaaaaattaccaaaaactgaaaagatTGAAGTACCTGAGCAAGTTGGAATGCCTGGGTTGCCATATACACTTGgtgtaaaaaaaataagggtggGCATTTTCAGAGCACCTAAACCCTTCATCCACAAACGTATgtaaaaaatcatacaaaataatattttgaatgCATTAATCCGTAGAAACAAATAAGCTAAAATCAAACTTCTCTATCAGAAAGTAAAGACACGATCCAAAAATCCATTAACATAAAAAAGATGTCAATGTCCATTAGCAGCAAGTTTCTCACCTGGAAGACAAATCTCTTTTTCATTCCTTGAACTGATAGAAGACCTTTCATACGATATATGTCCTCACTTCGTTTCAACAACAGTGTACCAAGCCATATGTTAgcctgaaaaaataaaaacgaaatcAGTAGTTTTTGTCAGGTTTTCTTTCATACATGCCTGGACAAAGACTCTGGATGCAACTGGCCCTCAAATGTGTACTTGTCTCATTCAAAGGCAACAGGTCCACATGGAAGACACAGAAGAAATTATCAAATATATTGCAAAATACGACAAAACAGAGATCCTACCTTTCCAAGTTCTAAGTTCCCTTCACAAACTATGCTGATAGAAGAAACACCAGGATCATGAACATGATCATGGGTGTGGTGATCCTCATGATGGTCTGCACATCAGTTTCAAATGTGTGAATATCAGTTcataaatcaaatcacaatTATAGTGGAAGATCAGAACTCTTAAAGCAAATCAAAATATTATCCAATCAAAAACCAAACTAAAGCAAAATTATGAGTAACCATGACaaaaagcaaataaataaaaacctaatTATCCCCAACTTCGAATATGTAGTTATCTATTATCCATTCCAAGAAATGTGAAATGCATAACAGAAAACGTAAGACAACTGGAGTAGGAGGGGAAAGACTGAGCTGCTGAGCGCAGGTAGTACAATAAAATCTTATCCTTTACACTTCGGTAATTAGTACCTTTCCTACAGAAATAAATTCAACAACAAATGgtaaataaaatcaataaaataacaTTGTGATTGCAttaatccgaaaaaaaaaaatgctaaaatTCATAGTTGGGGTGCAAAGAAATTAATTTTCAGCAATCCAGGGTCCCAGATCCGAGGCATTCAAGCACACAACAGAGAAGAGAGTATATTTTTTGAGGCACAAACCGAGTCTTTACCTTTGCTTCTTGTGTATCTGGGAACTGGATCAATGTTTTGCTCTGAAACTGGAGGATCGAACATGGATCTGCGAGTTTGAGCGAAATATCATCGATGGGTTGACGATCCTAGAGCCCTAGCATGGAAATATCATCCTTGGGTTGTTGGGATCTAGACTGCAATGAATATGAGCTACGCAACCATAAAAACCaaccttttaattaatttataaataaaaaaaactcaaatcatGCTTCTACAGagcaaaaacacaaaatttataaattccaaAAAACGAACTTTCATTATCAAACTTATGGAAACACGATAGGGTTTGGGAAAGAACGATTCTTGCTATCAAATTTCTGTAATGTTAGGGTTTGGGTCGTTGCTAGGATTACCTGATAATGCCAAAGTCTTCGCCGGGAGGAAGGCGGATGGAATCGAGGTGGAGCTGCTAAAATGGAGGCCGTAGTTGAGAGAAATTGGTTGAGGTACGGCTAGAGTTGAGAGAAATTGAGTGGCTAGGGTTTTCTTTTAGAAAAGAAGAACGGGGGTGAGCAGCGCTAGGGCTAGAGGTTAAGAGAAatgaagagagaggaagaagaagtcgAAGAAACCCTACAGACAAAATTACCCTGATAAGTTCTAATAATTACCCTTCCAACACAGCCCAAATCTGATGGGTTTATTGTAAATAAGGTGAAGTGAAGGGGTAATTCGTCCCAAACCGTCCGGACAAAATCACCCTTATCAGTTCAAATAATATCCTTCAAACCCAGCCCAATTCTCATGGTTTTCTTGTCAAAGCGCTGCGACTTGCTTTTCGTGCTCATCGAGTTCACCCTGTTCAGTTCACACCATATCAAATTGGTTCTAACAGGTAATGCACATCCTAAGTATTGAATTGAGTAACTATATATAAAACATGATCAGTTAACTAGTAGGATTTAGCCAACTAAGAAATGAGAGGTTAATTAGCgttactatatatataattaattacttgGAAGATGGTGAGTCCCATGGCTTCATATTCTTTGTGCAGCTTAAGCTTGGAAGGGTCAGTGTTGGGTTTGATTGGTCGGGCGTAGGCATAGGTTGGATGGCCCAAAGAAACGCTTGCTTTCACCATGTACTTGCCTAGATACCCTGTTGCTCCAAATATCAGTATCTTGCTCTTCTCACAAGCCATGGCCTTCTTCAA contains the following coding sequences:
- the LOC137743471 gene encoding uncharacterized protein isoform X3 is translated as MFDPPVSEQNIDPVPRYTRSKDHHEDHHTHDHVHDPGVSSISIVCEGNLELGKANIWLGTLLLKRSEDIYRMKGLLSVQGMKKRFVFQGNTSFKEKPEIMLSSAILKLSD
- the LOC137743471 gene encoding uncharacterized protein isoform X1 yields the protein MFDPPVSEQNIDPVPRYTRSKDHHEDHHTHDHVHDPGVSSISIVCEGNLELGKANIWLGTLLLKRSEDIYRMKGLLSVQGMKKRFVFQGLGALKMPTLIFFTPSVYGNPGIPTCSGTSIFSVFGNFCPCLVAGKERENKGNHQS
- the LOC137743471 gene encoding uncharacterized protein isoform X2, translated to MFDPPVSEQNIDPVPRYTRSKDHHEDHHTHDHVHDPGVSSISIVCEGNLELGKANIWLGTLLLKRSEDIYRMKGLLSVQGMKKRFVFQGLGALKMPTLIFFTPSVYGNPGIPTCSGKYFI